A window of Sphingobacterium sp. SRCM116780 contains these coding sequences:
- a CDS encoding SDR family NAD(P)-dependent oxidoreductase yields MKTIFITGTSSGLGKATVKFFLANNWNVIATMQNLDKETELSNLPHVTLLQLDVSNPQEIQSVITQVTSNGHVDIVFNSAGYALTEPLESYSEEQIIKQMNTNLLGAILVTKAFIPHFRIKRSGLFLTTTSIRGLVSFPLNSIYHATQLNCFSIFNPIYQ; encoded by the coding sequence ATGAAAACAATTTTTATCACAGGAACATCGAGTGGACTGGGGAAAGCAACAGTAAAGTTTTTTTTAGCAAACAACTGGAACGTGATTGCAACAATGCAAAATCTGGACAAAGAAACAGAACTTTCTAATTTGCCTCATGTAACACTTTTACAGTTGGATGTCTCCAACCCACAGGAAATACAAAGTGTAATAACCCAAGTTACTTCTAATGGCCATGTAGATATTGTCTTCAATAGTGCGGGTTATGCGCTCACAGAACCGTTGGAATCGTATTCGGAAGAGCAAATTATAAAGCAGATGAACACCAATCTACTCGGTGCAATATTGGTAACGAAAGCCTTTATTCCTCATTTTCGAATAAAAAGATCTGGTCTTTTTTTGACCACTACTTCTATCAGAGGTCTGGTTTCCTTTCCTTTAAATTCCATATATCATGCTACGCAATTAAATTGTTTCTCTATTTTCAATCCAATCTACCAATAA
- a CDS encoding TetR/AcrR family transcriptional regulator, with amino-acid sequence MTKASATRHAILEKAFEIIYTKGYQTASIDEIIATTKVTKGAFYYHFKTKDEMGLAIINEIVKPTMQNAFIKPLKDAKNPIKEIYDMTKALLLDNPFLKLEYGCPVGNLTQEMTPWNIDFGKALSELILEWQQTMENCIKSGKANGTVRKNVNPQQVAYFIMSSYWGIRNFGKAYNNADCYHAYLKELKIYLNNLA; translated from the coding sequence ATGACAAAGGCATCTGCAACTCGACATGCAATTCTTGAAAAAGCTTTTGAGATAATCTACACCAAAGGTTATCAAACGGCAAGTATTGACGAAATTATAGCTACAACAAAAGTAACAAAAGGTGCATTTTACTATCATTTCAAGACTAAAGACGAAATGGGTTTGGCAATAATTAATGAAATTGTAAAACCAACAATGCAAAACGCTTTCATTAAACCTTTAAAAGACGCTAAAAATCCAATAAAGGAAATTTATGATATGACGAAAGCATTACTTCTCGACAATCCATTTTTAAAATTAGAATACGGTTGCCCAGTAGGAAATTTGACACAAGAAATGACACCTTGGAATATAGATTTTGGGAAAGCATTATCTGAACTTATTTTAGAATGGCAACAAACAATGGAGAATTGTATAAAAAGTGGTAAAGCAAATGGAACTGTAAGAAAAAATGTAAACCCACAACAAGTTGCGTATTTCATTATGTCGAGTTATTGGGGAATTAGAAATTTTGGCAAAGCATACAACAATGCAGATTGCTATCATGCTTACTTAAAGGAACTAAAAATCTACCTAAACAATTTAGCTTAA
- a CDS encoding SDR family oxidoreductase, translating to MNKTVLITGTSRGIGYITAKLFAENGWNVVATMRNTDSKNNLNNYKNIFVTTLDITQPETIAQSINQGIERFGKIDVLINNAAFGQFGLFEATTVKQIEEQFQVNVFGTMHVTQAILPHFRKNKQGTIINISSAAGRIGMPMVSLYSSSKFAIEGFSESLYYELISQNIKVKLIEPGGVDTTFHKTAEEKFAFNEDLADYNNFTQKFLQKFEKMHDGIATPEQVANLIYNAAIDDTDNLRYIVGNDATTWIGARTTLKEFDYIAYMKNLYEV from the coding sequence ATGAACAAGACAGTTTTAATTACAGGTACTTCGAGAGGAATAGGTTATATCACAGCAAAACTATTTGCCGAAAATGGTTGGAATGTAGTCGCTACAATGCGTAACACAGATAGTAAAAACAATCTAAATAATTACAAGAATATATTTGTAACAACATTAGATATCACACAACCCGAAACAATAGCGCAATCCATTAACCAGGGAATTGAACGTTTTGGAAAGATTGATGTACTAATAAACAATGCAGCATTCGGACAGTTTGGGTTGTTTGAAGCCACTACAGTAAAACAAATAGAGGAACAATTTCAGGTTAATGTTTTTGGAACAATGCATGTGACCCAAGCGATTCTACCTCATTTCAGAAAAAACAAACAAGGAACAATTATAAACATCTCATCGGCGGCAGGAAGAATAGGAATGCCTATGGTTTCTTTGTACTCATCGTCAAAATTTGCCATCGAAGGCTTCTCGGAATCTCTTTATTATGAATTAATATCTCAAAACATTAAAGTAAAGCTCATCGAACCTGGAGGTGTCGACACAACTTTTCATAAAACCGCAGAAGAAAAATTTGCTTTTAATGAAGACTTAGCAGATTATAACAATTTCACTCAGAAATTCTTACAAAAATTCGAAAAAATGCACGACGGCATTGCTACGCCTGAACAAGTAGCCAATCTTATTTACAATGCTGCTATTGATGACACAGATAATCTTCGATACATTGTAGGCAATGATGCAACCACCTGGATTGGAGCCAGAACCACACTTAAAGAGTTTGATTATATTGCGTATATGAAAAACCTTTATGAAGTATAA
- a CDS encoding rhodanese-like domain-containing protein, translating into MKTIYIICGIVLLIYISYRTYRFATLDNGLDKKIENGAILLDVRTEKEYKMGHIDGSINISLGTIRERYKELDTSKTYITCCSHGVRSVKVETILKEKGFRHVYNGGAWTDLEKIVNEQKSKQ; encoded by the coding sequence ATGAAAACAATATACATTATTTGTGGTATAGTTCTGTTAATTTACATTTCTTATCGAACATATCGCTTTGCTACGCTTGATAACGGACTTGATAAAAAAATAGAGAATGGTGCAATTCTTTTAGATGTTCGCACAGAGAAGGAATATAAAATGGGACATATTGATGGTTCAATAAATATTTCATTGGGAACAATTCGAGAAAGATATAAGGAACTCGACACAAGTAAGACTTATATAACTTGCTGTTCACACGGTGTAAGAAGTGTAAAAGTTGAGACAATATTAAAAGAAAAAGGTTTTAGACATGTATATAACGGAGGGGCTTGGACCGACCTTGAAAAAATAGTAAATGAACAAAAAAGCAAACAATGA
- a CDS encoding VOC family protein has protein sequence MKIEHLAIWVDDLETMRAFYLKYFDTNSGGKYTNEKNQYTAYFIYFGEEKTRLELMNKPNIAPNIGQRGFTKGIAHFTISVGGKEKVNELTEILRTDGYTIFSEPRTTGDGYYESVVLDPEGNYLEISA, from the coding sequence ATGAAGATAGAACACCTTGCCATTTGGGTTGACGACTTAGAAACAATGAGAGCTTTTTATTTAAAATATTTTGACACGAATTCGGGGGGAAAATACACGAATGAGAAGAATCAATATACTGCATATTTTATTTACTTCGGCGAGGAAAAAACTCGTTTAGAACTTATGAACAAACCTAACATTGCACCAAATATTGGACAAAGAGGGTTTACAAAAGGAATTGCTCATTTTACAATTTCGGTTGGTGGGAAGGAAAAAGTAAATGAACTTACTGAAATATTAAGAACTGACGGTTATACTATTTTTAGCGAACCGAGAACGACAGGCGACGGCTACTATGAAAGCGTAGTTTTAGACCCTGAAGGAAATTATTTGGAAATTTCAGCTTAA
- a CDS encoding helix-turn-helix domain-containing protein, producing the protein MSEEIVPVTKFLEDSFVYTCTFEHQRGHEQFIPQHVLAFQFSGETHIQNENGKLILKKNQILLAQKNQLAKTIKIPDSNEVYKIISVIITDTVLQQYAMNNSILKDKNYTGEKTFLLKPDILLKSYFQSLLPYVEQSEKISKQLATIKTYEAIGLLLNLKPTLKSFLFDFSEPYKIDLEKFMLQNYHYNVPLEQFAKLTGRSLAAFKRDFTQTFKTSPRKWLQEKRLTKAYHLIQEKKHKPTEIYLEVGFENLSHFYSAFKKMYGVTPASIQSSS; encoded by the coding sequence ATGTCTGAAGAGATAGTACCTGTTACAAAGTTCTTAGAAGACAGCTTCGTCTATACCTGTACTTTTGAACACCAACGTGGTCATGAACAATTTATACCTCAACATGTTTTGGCATTTCAGTTTTCGGGAGAAACACATATTCAAAATGAGAACGGAAAATTGATTTTGAAGAAAAATCAAATCCTTTTAGCTCAAAAAAATCAATTGGCGAAAACCATAAAAATTCCTGATTCCAATGAAGTGTACAAAATTATTTCGGTAATTATTACTGATACTGTTTTGCAACAGTATGCAATGAATAATTCAATTTTAAAAGACAAAAATTATACAGGAGAAAAAACATTTTTGCTAAAACCAGATATTTTGCTGAAAAGTTATTTTCAATCCTTATTACCATACGTTGAGCAATCAGAAAAAATAAGCAAACAATTGGCAACCATAAAAACTTATGAAGCCATCGGATTATTATTAAATTTAAAACCCACTTTAAAATCTTTTTTGTTTGATTTTTCTGAACCCTATAAGATTGACCTTGAAAAATTTATGCTACAAAACTATCATTACAATGTACCCCTAGAACAATTTGCAAAACTCACAGGAAGAAGTTTGGCAGCATTTAAAAGAGATTTTACTCAAACATTTAAAACTTCACCACGCAAATGGTTACAGGAAAAAAGACTGACAAAGGCTTATCATCTCATTCAAGAAAAAAAACACAAGCCAACCGAAATATATTTAGAGGTAGGTTTTGAAAATCTTTCTCATTTTTATTCGGCCTTTAAAAAAATGTATGGGGTAACGCCGGCTTCCATTCAATCATCAAGTTAA
- a CDS encoding nuclear transport factor 2 family protein — MNIEQELQQNADRLAIRELIDQYAYCADTRNARGQMALFTEDTNFEVYYDPKSETPSQVISKNEDLFPVFDNLNSYDATMHFNGQSTIKVTDNTALAITYCMAHHLNVIDSKQKLMIAAIRYQDKFEKQNNKWLFAERKLLVDWIENRETI; from the coding sequence ATGAATATCGAACAAGAATTACAACAAAATGCAGATAGATTAGCTATTCGCGAACTGATAGACCAATACGCTTATTGTGCAGACACTCGTAACGCAAGAGGACAAATGGCACTGTTTACAGAAGACACTAATTTTGAAGTTTATTACGACCCAAAATCAGAAACCCCAAGTCAAGTAATTTCTAAAAATGAGGACTTATTCCCAGTTTTTGACAATCTCAATTCTTATGACGCAACAATGCATTTTAATGGGCAATCTACCATAAAAGTGACAGACAATACTGCTTTGGCAATTACCTATTGTATGGCTCATCATTTGAATGTGATTGATAGTAAACAAAAATTGATGATAGCTGCCATTCGATACCAAGACAAATTTGAAAAGCAAAATAACAAATGGCTTTTTGCCGAACGAAAATTATTGGTAGATTGGATTGAAAATAGAGAAACAATTTAA
- a CDS encoding DUF3817 domain-containing protein yields the protein MINLFKTKIGRLRIIGFLEGISLLVLVFLAVPMKYYFHNPSLSSVLGPIHGAIFLLFLFHTLSVGIEQNWKFKAITWKIILACFIPFGTFYIDNKILSKL from the coding sequence ATGATAAATTTATTCAAAACAAAAATCGGAAGATTAAGAATTATTGGGTTTCTTGAAGGTATTTCATTATTAGTTCTCGTATTCCTGGCTGTTCCTATGAAATACTACTTTCATAATCCAAGTTTAAGCAGCGTATTAGGACCAATTCACGGAGCAATTTTTTTACTATTTCTCTTCCATACATTAAGTGTGGGTATTGAGCAGAATTGGAAATTTAAAGCCATAACTTGGAAAATTATTTTGGCTTGTTTTATTCCATTTGGAACATTTTATATTGACAATAAAATTTTAAGTAAACTATGA